The following is a genomic window from Pecten maximus chromosome 19, xPecMax1.1, whole genome shotgun sequence.
AATCTCCTCTGATGTGACAATACTGATGTCAATATCAAGGTGTTCCTCAGCCGCGATAACTTAGGTAGCAGAAGTCGTAATTCTGATTACGGGATGTTGTCATCCGGGTCATACACTTTCTATAGAGCGCGTGGGCCGGTAGGAGACAAAGGTAATGAAAACTTACCTGCGTCACACTTGACTGACTCTGACAATTCGTATGATGTGGGTTTAACAACATAAACAGTGGTCAAGGGACCCTGGCATGTCTGTGTATTACCCAGGATTTTGTCGTAACCGATTCGTATTAAGTgggtaaacaacataaacaGTGGTCAAGGGACCCTGGCATATCTGTGTATTACCCAGGATTTCGTCGTAACCGATTCGTATTAAGTgggtaaacaacataaacaGTGGTCAAGGGACCCTGGCATATCTGTGTATTACCCAGGATTTCGTCGTAACCGATTCGTATTAAGTgggtaaacaacataaacaGTGGTCAAGGGACCCTGGCATATCTGTGTATTACCCGGGTTTTCGTCGTAACCGATTCGTATTAAGTgggtaaacaacataaacaGTGGTCAAGGGACCCTGGCATATCTGTGTATTACCCGGGTTTTCGTCGTAACCGATTCGTATTAAGTgggtaaacaacataaacaGTGGTCAAGGGACCCTGGCATGTCTGTGTATTACCCAGGATTTTGTCGTCGTAACCGATTCGTATTAAGTgggtaaacaatataaacatattgcACACGGTTTGCAGGGGATTTGATTTTCATtcgtacatttgtataaagtgagtttttgtatTACCAGAGTTTGTATTACCAGAGTTTGTGTTACCAGAGTTTGTATTATCAGAGTTTGTATTATCAGAGTTTGTATTAAGTGGGTTGGACTGTATATACAGATACTGACTTTATTTGTTACCAATCGTAAAATTCACTGTATTTACTTTAGTTTACTGAAAATGACGTATTTTCAATCAATCGCGAAGCCACACTTCATTTTGTCCTAACTGTATGACGTAGATTGGTGCAAAACGATCTTTTATGGCtttgcaaaaacaaaaatcaacaacaacaaaaaaaaaccaagaaacCATGAAATACAGTTGGGTAATTTAAATGTGATATGAAACACTTTTAAAATGCGATACTCGATAATAAGATTTTCAATCGAACGTCAGACTTGCGTTTTCCGTATAGTTCGTAAGTTTGCTAATGCAGTCAGGAGTCGTGTTAGACTGTGTCACCTAGACAAGGAACGTGTTGAAAAATATAGGGAATCTCCGCTTGATGGGATTAAAAGAAAACCATTATAATGGGTTTATGTTTGTCATTTCAATGGTCAGGTAATATTTTTATTCCTCCACAGTCTAAAATTTATCATGATCTATCACTGCAAGACATGATTTCATTGAAAATCACAATTCCATATTTTTTATAAGACAAAAatgcccccctccccctaaAAATCCCAAGGTTCCTAAACTAAACTAGACACTTTGTCAACCATCTGACCTGTATGGCGTCAAGCAAGACTGTTCAGTAAACATCACGCGTCTCTAATAGGTCAAACGAAACCGATTAGATGCATGTGCAATTAGCCACTACATTCGAAGTTTGCGTCGCCTCTGCGTAAGTGGGGGAGCAAGATAGGGACTTCGTGGCTTAGTTGGAACTTCCGCAACCGATTTCTAACCTTTCTAAGACACACTGAGGGTAACATCTTAAAGTACCGTTTCCGTCACCGTTATGGAGGAGCAGTAGAGACGTATGTCTACCTGGACGTCGGGCGTAGTGCGCTGGCATCCGCTCCCGGAACGGCAACCCAATTCTTTCTGTAGGTTTGAGACGCCAAACTTAACGGGATATTGTTGTCTCAGGTACACAATATTTCTGGGCTTCATGGTCGACAAGATTTTAAATGAAGAACATTTTCACAATTACATTAGAAAAAGTGAACATGCGTTCCATTTGTCCGCTACAAAAGGATTCTCCTCGGAACCACTTAGCATTTACAGATAATTATAACTTTTTTCTCATCCGTGTTTTGAACAAAATTGCTTTGTTTTTTCTGTGAAATTGAAtcttttcacaaaaaaaacctTGCTATCGAGAAAATCAGCATGGAAAAACAGTAATGTTTTGCAACAAAGCAAATTGTGGACTAAAGGTCACTCATACACAATTTCCTGAATATGCCATTTCCTTCAATATAAATACAGACGAATTTTAGAAGGATCATATACCCAATAGTGAATGTAAAACTGCAACACACAGCTGTTCGTCTGTGACCCTGCTGCCCAAATAGCGGCGGCTAAATTTGGGATAtcatcttttctcttttttttttttgtaaataaatttgctcttcctaatgtctcccttgacactgacacttttgttgagcgttcgcccatgCATTTTTTGAATTGGTACGACTGGCtcacctgttgtcagtataatagtAATAGTATAAAATAACCCCGAGATATCCAAGCCGTTTCGAGAATCAACTTTTGATATGACTGTCAAATTTGACGCGAGTATTTTGGTATGTTGTTTTCTGTCTGTTCGGCGTAAACTTTTCTTTGtccaaatttcacatttttggaCCGATGCCATTGACCATAAGTATTATGGTATGTATTGTGACCATGTTATTCGTATATAGTTTGTGGTTTCCTGAAAGGAATTTCGGTCGACGGGTTTCTAAAAATAATTGCctttgtttttttcagtttttatcTTTTTTCCAGTTTCTTTGAAAATTCATAGGGTTTATGATGATAATATGAAGTTATGTTTAATGAGCTCGGGAGTTATTTTTGATTAATGTCTTGTATTCCTCAAACTGTTGTACTATGCAAACGGCTGCAAAAACTTATTTACTTCTACTTTTAATTGACTAATTCATAAGTTGATGACCGTATATGTATTTTACAGATTTTGAAGACAAATGAGAGTGCTGACGAGTTGCGCCCAAATGAAGTCGACTTTAACTGTATTAACCTTAATCTTTAATTGCGGTAAGGATATTTTAGTGACTTTTGGCAAAATACTAATGGtatcattcttcaaaattataacTCACTGATCTGTTTAAAGTTCTGGATAAATGGAAAATTTTTCCTGATCTCAATAATATGCAAGATGGGAATTCAGACACTATACTGGTTCACCACCTGTCGACACGGTAAGAACAATACTATCATTACTACAAACAGTATTAtccctgttttttttttatacctttaCACTAATGGTACCCTTCATTcatgaatattgttttttaaatgatatcaaTTGTTACGGGGAAAACGTCATTCTTTATATATCATTACCTCTTTATTTATTTCCAGTTTCTTGCCAACGCCCGAGAGCTGTCGACACATGGATTTTGAGTAACAGAGACCGGTATGTATTGTCATATACTGTAACGCGTCGACAAGAACCTCATGTGTCATGGTGGTGGAAATCTTCATCACAGCACAGTGAATACGAACAATTACAACATACCCCAACTGACAACTTTCATGAAACTATTACCACTGTTGAAAGAGACGAAGGGACACTATACGACATACGATTAGAAATTTCcaacataaataaaaacatcttCGGGGAATACAAAGTTGAAATCGACGGGAACAGCAACATGACACGATATTTCACCATCAACGAAATGCCCAGCGAACAATTAGATGGTATATATGTATTCGATTATTGGCATTGTTCTGCATGCATACTCCCAGATTATTCTATCCTAGTGGAATGAAATTTCATTTCAAGATCATTTCTATTTACGAAGGTATTAGCACAAAATCTTTGTgttcaaaagaaaaacaaagtcATGCCCTATCAACatcattgtatattatattgtattttagcAGTTCGATTTCGTAACATGATAAAATATGATGTTGAGAGTGTACCTGGTTTAAACATCATTAAATATGATGTTGAGAGTGTACCTGATTTAAACATCATTAAATATGATGTTGAGAGTGTACCTGATTTAAACATCGTTAAATATGATGTTGAGAGTGTACCTGATTTAAACATCATGGAATATGATGTTGAGAGTTTACTTGATTAAAACATCATGAAGTATGATGTTGAGAGTGTACCTGGTTTAAACATCATGAAATATGATGTTGAGAGTGTACCTGGTTTAAACATCATGGAATATGATGTTGAGAGTGTACCTGGTTTAAACATCATTAAATATGATGTTGAGAGTGTACTTGGTTTAAACATCATGAAGTATGATGTTGAGAGTGTACCTGATTTAAACATCATGAAGTATGATGTTGAGAGTGTACCTGGTTTAAACATCATGAAATATGATGTTGAGAGTGTACCTGGTTTaaacataatgaaatatgaTGTTGAGAGTTTACTTGATTAAAACTGCAATTAACGCTATTGGTATGAAAAACcaaaatatagataattatatctAACAGAATGACAAATTTGCATGTAAATTTTACAGGGCTTAATGAAATTCCTGCCGCTTCTGATGAAGGTATGATCCTATCACCATCGGATGTGTTGTACATGTCTTTACTTtcaaatatgtatacaatgcCTGCATGCTTCTTTAGTAAAACATGTCacataatcaaatatttatGCTGCtgattgtcttttttttttaattcattctcaatattataatatatcaaaGTAATACTTCCTAGCAATATGCTTGATAAAAGGTTTCAATGGTTTAATGAGATTTAGACCTATATAAGTAGTGTTTACCCTTTGCATGACGCCCTCTATTCTTACTGACTACAGATAATATTCACGGGTTCTTATGTCATTTGCAGTGTTGATCAGCCGTTAATCTAATAATGACAATCAATTGTCTAATGTGTTATTAATAATCGAGAGCTAGGCATCCTTAATTATAGGAATTATCACATAGTCTTACACTTTCACACTTCATAACGTCAAATTTCCTGCCTCAGTGGCAACATTTACTTTATAAAGTTCCATAATACAGATTAATATTATAAACTGGGCAAATGTAGTCTCCATTagtaaattataaatatacttGTAAGCTTTGTGTCTTTTTCATCTTGTAttaaatttttcatttgaaGCCGACAGGTTCGAGTTTTCCAAAAACCAGGTTTATATAGCAGTTGGCGTTGCAGTGGGCATACTGATAGCTGTTGCACTCATCTCAATTACAATTATTGTGCGAGTAAAGACGAAAAGAGCAGGTATGTATAGTTGTCACTGCCGAGGTCAAAACTTAATACGCTACTCAGTTTATCAACTAGTATTTGGCCTATCAAATAGTTTGATACCAAGCATTAAAACCACATTCATGATAATTTGCTTACATCTTTAATTTTGAAACACTAATGATGTTATGGTATTTATTACAGGTCGTTCAGAAAGTCAAAGGTAAGCATTGCTGTACCTCTTTTCATTCTTGGTATTTATTACATGTCGTTCAGAAAGACATAGGTAAGATTTGTGTTACCTCTTTACATCCTTGTACATCTTTATGATTATTGGTATACAGTGAACTAAACATTAAAcatgatttacatattttttttactcgCCTGACTTTTTGGCCTTAATGACCTTTCCCGTTATTGGACCGTTAATAATGTTAAATGTAATAACTAACAACTGTCTATTGGCcgcaaattattttattttctcttgAACTAATTCagttttgtattaaatatagggtgtcaaaaatttaaatattcaatagATGTAATCACATAGTCTGTTTGTTAAAGACGGGTTACCACGTTTTTGCGTTCAATGTTTGTTCCCcgtaaaaacatatttcaatttttcGTGTACTTTTTCTGTTTTCCTATGCAGAACATAAAGAAATAAGAGAAAAGATATGTTCATTCTATATGTATGGCGAATTACTTTACAAAATTGGTATCAACGAAAACTGATAACGTAGGAAATCTAGACAAAGTATTTTCACGGCAACAAAAATTGAATGTGAggaatgcatatatatttattcaaaatgacCAAAGAACTCATTATTTAAAATAACCTTTTCCATACAATACTAAATTGTCGCTTTAATACTGACGCTTTTAAGATGTGTTACTAACGGAAATGACCCAAAGTGTGGTGTTTCTCACGTGTATACACGGACGTTATTAATAAGCTGACAATCATTTTCGGTGTAAATTCtatatatcaacacaacatCACCGGGGAAGCTGTGCATAATAATGAAATTTAAGTTCAGAAATATTGACGAACTGtaaagttttaaatatttaagaacATATTTTTTATGCTTATCATTGTTTTAATGGTAATACAAATGTTGATGTTTTCGATACCTTTACCctacattttgattttcttattgttttattttgattttaatttttcgaGTTCAGGTCTCAATAGTATATATGTTGACAAACAGATTCCTCCCTTTCCATCGATGTTTTCCGAGGCACATGAGTTTTGTGATCTCATTAAAATTTACACGTGACAGAGGCTATAAGACAAGGTTATCATAAAACCTTCGAGTTTCTTAACATATCATAACTAGTCAAAGTTTTCTATCGAACCTGTTAACGTTTACAAAATCTCAAACTGTCTTAAAACTATTAGTAATATTTCATGCTAAATGatacataatttaaaataatacacCTTGTATCTGGTAAAAATAAGATTTTCTGGCTTTAAGTTAAGATGCTACATGTACACGATTGGAGAAATGCAACAAACAGACCAGACTCGAACACAGAACCTCCGAACTCCAGATTGATTCTCTAACCATTTCAGTTACCTAGCCATCGAAGTTATACttcatatacatattatatatttatatacacagaaaaTTACATTACATAACAACATGCCCAAATCACCTATATCACTCAACCGCTACTAATGCAATTTAAAATTTATGTAGATGTTTAGCTGATTAccttttaattcaaatataagcGTAGGCTAAGATCTTTTAAAAGTCATTTGAGCAAATTTTGTAGCCCTTTCTTCAGGTATGCTACTTGCCCAATGCCTTTGCCTGTGTATTTTTCCAAGAAAAAGTCTGTGACCTGTGATCTTGATATTAGATCAACGTCAATCGTATGAACAATGTTTgtatcatttaagcattgagctgtttttgtatggtatttatcatctatttgaatgccagagctttgcaagcaaacaacataatgtgcgTTAGCACATTATAATAATGACGATAACAAACACGCAAACTATTGTATTCACTGCTAACAATTGTTAGCACCATATTACTtcaagatgtacatgtatatgtaacattgaAATGTCATTCACACCTATGTTATCTAGAAACACAACAACGGAAAACAATAGTGAAGGGTTGTCTATATCTTCTCACCATTACACGGACGTTCACTCTACCACCGGATATGAAGGTTTAAGTGACAAACGGGACCAGCATGAATATATAACGACACTCAACACAACAGGTAGGTTCAATGTGGAAGTTTTACAAACACTAACTTTGATTTATTTAGTAATTTCatagttataataaacctgttaaatgtatcatttaaaGTTCGTGTCAAAATAAAAACGTAACTTTTAAATTCAAGCTTCTTTAGATGTTTTATGTTCCGTAcaagaatgttttttttctgcaaaTAAGGGAACACTCATACGTATTAAGTTCATCCCATTGGCACTGGGGCAATGGTTAAATGCTAATTATTTCCCTTTGGGGAACTTGCGGCGTTGTAGAACGTCATACTTGGTCATTGGTTCACCTAGGTAAGGTGGTGTGTCGTTTGACAACAATAGATCACTCTGACCTTTACTCTGACCTTCGGCCTACATCCAAGAAAAACTGTCCTCGCTGAATATTCTACACTACTTGACACTTGCACTCTCTTCCTGGGGCATTGGTTCACCGATGTGAGGCATTTCAAAAACAGGTCACCGTGGCctatattttgtcttttaacCTACGTCAAAGACAAAATTTGTCGGGGCTCTATCTCCAATATAACATGGCAATAGAACTTCATAATTTGGTATGGTTTCACCTTGGAAAGAAGGTGTGTCATTTGTCAAAATTAGACCAATTTTACCTAAACTTAGACCTTTTACCTACATTAAAGAAACGTTTGTCTGAGCTCTATCATTATTCCCACTGACTTACATTAATGTTTTTCGGCGACTTATCTCATTGGTAAAGCTTGTTTATGATGCATTCTTGACATATAATTTCACATCCGGTGGGGAACTGTAATTCGCCGAATGGTCTCGTTTGAAGTAACCTTCACATGCCTCATCACCAGTGTTGTTCTGAACTGTAAATACACCAGTTCACGTTACACTACATGATCGTAAGAGCGAAAACTTGGTGTGAGATCTATGTGATTTTCGTACAACAAAACAGTTTGTAGTGACGAATCCCTTTCTTATGCCCTACGTTTTGACTTTTAATTTACTTAAAAAGAAGCCATATATTTACTATAAATTTGAATAACAGATATGGACGTTTTGGCtaaaatgtctttttatttgatattacaGCATCATAAAGTCTACTCCTGTGTTTGATATTGTGCAAGTTTTTAggtatccatatatatatatttttttacagcAAACCATGGAGGATACAATGATCCCGCTACTATTCACAAACCTGCAACCTCCGCAAAGAAAAAGACATTTGGTAATGATAATAAACGTTCAAACTCGATCAAGAGGACCAGTTTCATGGTCTTCAGTACATAACATGGAATGAACCATTTACcgttaaacatgttttaattgatggTATTGACAACAACCTACAAGCTACAAGTTTCTATCACAGCAAAACTAGACGAAATTGTTAACGCATACAATATTTTAAAAGCTAAAAGCTGTCGGTATGGATActcacaaagcttcgtaacttacgagTTCTTGTAAATATTGACGAAATTGCTAAATCTTACGAATTTCGTTATTTCGTTTCAAAAAGTGTGTTCGTAACTTTTTTCGTATTTATGACCAAATCGTACTTTCTATCGGGTAAAAacaaatcagaaaacaaaacaataaaaggCGACACTATTGGGGCGAAAAACACACGTCGGTCTTCGACCCGTGTCCCCTACTCAGACAATGAACTTTATCTTGTTCTTTCCAAACAAACGTttattgaaagaaaagaaaattatctGTTAAATTCCAATCGGATATTCTTGATAATGCGATGTAAAAAACAGTTACAATATAAATTTCACGAATTAAGCTCACTGCTTACATTGACGTAATGCTCCAATTTAGTCTCAACATAGAATGATTGCTGTTGTAGTCTGGAAAAAAATACGTCAAATTAGTCACATTTTCACGAGTATTTCACCTGTATGATTCTTCGTCATTCAAAACTTGGCTTCTGTCTCCTAATAATCATTCAAAAGGCAGTAACGACAGTTTGTAACTGGTACGGcatcattttctgttcaaaagtAGTATGATTTGCGTACAACGTCAATATGCTTTCGTATGTAACAACAGGGTAGATTGCGTACTTATAAAGTTGCGATTGTTCGTAAGTTTTGTTGAACGCTTAGTACCTGTTATTCATAAAGTTGACTTATATAAAAGCAACGGAaattcgtaagttacgaagctttcTTAAACATAGCCACATTTTACATTTTGGACTGTATACTTGAGTGTTGCGAGGACATTGAaacctaaaacaaaaaaaaacattttttatctattttgtttttgtttgatgtgGTTCTGT
Proteins encoded in this region:
- the LOC117317272 gene encoding uncharacterized protein LOC117317272 isoform X2 encodes the protein MRVLTSCAQMKSTLTVLTLIFNCVSCQRPRAVDTWILSNRDRYVLSYTVTRRQEPHVSWWWKSSSQHSEYEQLQHTPTDNFHETITTVERDEGTLYDIRLEISNINKNIFGEYKVEIDGNSNMTRYFTINEMPSEQLDGLNEIPAASDEADRFEFSKNQVYIAVGVAVGILIAVALISITIIVRVKTKRAGRSESQRNTTTENNSEGLSISSHHYTDVHSTTGYEGLSDKRDQHEYITTLNTTANHGGYNDPATIHKPATSAKKKTFANTLYGESNLVIKSGIKPSSLLKPVPKVAYKKKQNKDREDTCTYENVAKYSPGAHSYENCNNLKRTKSAQ
- the LOC117317272 gene encoding uncharacterized protein LOC117317272 isoform X1, with the translated sequence MRVLTSCAQMKSTLTVLTLIFNCVSCQRPRAVDTWILSNRDRYVLSYTVTRRQEPHVSWWWKSSSQHSEYEQLQHTPTDNFHETITTVERDEGTLYDIRLEISNINKNIFGEYKVEIDGNSNMTRYFTINEMPSEQLDGLNEIPAASDEADRFEFSKNQVYIAVGVAVGILIAVALISITIIVRVKTKRAGRSESQRNTTTENNSEGLSISSHHYTDVHSTTGYEGLSDKRDQHEYITTLNTTANHGGYNDPATIHKPATSAKKKTFANTLYGESNLVIKSGIKPSSLLKPVPKVAYKKKQNKARHFSDSTSDREDTCTYENVAKYSPGAHSYENCNNLKRTKSAQ
- the LOC117317272 gene encoding uncharacterized protein LOC117317272 isoform X3, with protein sequence MRVLTSCAQMKSTLTVLTLIFNCVSCQRPRAVDTWILSNRDRYVLSYTVTRRQEPHVSWWWKSSSQHSEYEQLQHTPTDNFHETITTVERDEGTLYDIRLEISNINKNIFGEYKVEIDGNSNMTRYFTINEMPSEQLDADRFEFSKNQVYIAVGVAVGILIAVALISITIIVRVKTKRAGRSESQRNTTTENNSEGLSISSHHYTDVHSTTGYEGLSDKRDQHEYITTLNTTANHGGYNDPATIHKPATSAKKKTFANTLYGESNLVIKSGIKPSSLLKPVPKVAYKKKQNKARHFSDSTSDREDTCTYENVAKYSPGAHSYENCNNLKRTKSAQ
- the LOC117317272 gene encoding uncharacterized protein LOC117317272 isoform X4, with protein sequence MRVLTSCAQMKSTLTVLTLIFNCVSCQRPRAVDTWILSNRDRYVLSYTVTRRQEPHVSWWWKSSSQHSEYEQLQHTPTDNFHETITTVERDEGTLYDIRLEISNINKNIFGEYKVEIDGNSNMTRYFTINEMPSEQLDADRFEFSKNQVYIAVGVAVGILIAVALISITIIVRVKTKRAGRSESQRNTTTENNSEGLSISSHHYTDVHSTTGYEGLSDKRDQHEYITTLNTTANHGGYNDPATIHKPATSAKKKTFANTLYGESNLVIKSGIKPSSLLKPVPKVAYKKKQNKDREDTCTYENVAKYSPGAHSYENCNNLKRTKSAQ